The Synechocystis sp. PCC 7509 genome includes a window with the following:
- a CDS encoding O-linked N-acetylglucosamine transferase, SPINDLY family protein, with amino-acid sequence MASSLCNLLMMNLQAQTYQLLNDGNYNQIASLYEQAIETEPNVMSHYWYLGLAYLLQNYEEDAQATWMLAIAEGTPEEVEEWTTELVNILDFEAQRQVNISNLKNSWLIRQHIREITPTFVNNLLHLLQLSIDLDELNPEIFENWQLATVINQADSTEIDTDLLLRVIKKIIKFPIPEVLEFVEACLPHQAQNPTALIDTIIPVAIKVAYQARRPDFAANLAQLCLKLEPNHSEALRHLSCFYSNARLHQQAIETAKRFFTNSTNTSWQLQGSYLILRALLTCGAWLEVEPVAQRHKSLVRDLVQNPPQDLEPSEASLLLSSNFFLPYIQDIPKETHWLQNQIGKIFQVSLQAGSSDFVNLPYTNTKETTRPLKIGYITHAFVGHSVGWLGRWLIQYHNKEDFKTNLYLIHQNLEEYEWLRDKVEDIYNFDSNYQEIAKQIKADEIDILIDLDSLTLDTTCKVLALKPAPIQVTWLGWDASGVPAIDYFIADPYVLPENAQDYYSENIWRLPQTYVAVDGFEVDVPTLRREHLEIPPDAVIYYSGQTGYKRNPETVRLQMQIIKQVPNSYFLVKGKADETSVKQFFTQVAEAEGVDPNRLKFIPRDESELVHRANLGVADVVLDTYPYNGATTTLETLWMGVPLVTRVGEQFSARNSYTFMMNVGVTEGIAWTDEEYVEWGVRLGKEPELRQQVAWKLRQSRQTSPLWNAKQFTCEMEKAYKQMWQNYIDNLSQSSEGK; translated from the coding sequence ATGGCATCATCCCTTTGTAATTTGCTAATGATGAATTTGCAAGCACAGACTTATCAATTGCTAAATGACGGCAACTATAATCAAATTGCAAGTCTTTACGAACAGGCTATCGAAACTGAACCTAATGTAATGTCTCATTACTGGTATCTGGGTTTAGCCTACTTACTGCAAAATTATGAAGAAGATGCCCAAGCAACCTGGATGTTAGCCATAGCCGAAGGCACACCGGAAGAAGTAGAAGAATGGACAACAGAATTAGTCAATATTCTCGATTTTGAAGCTCAACGGCAAGTAAATATTTCTAACCTTAAAAATAGTTGGTTAATTCGACAGCATATTAGGGAAATCACTCCAACTTTTGTTAATAACTTATTACACTTACTACAGCTTTCAATTGATTTAGATGAATTAAATCCAGAAATTTTTGAAAACTGGCAATTAGCAACAGTTATAAATCAAGCAGATTCAACAGAAATAGATACAGATTTATTGTTGCGGGTAATAAAAAAAATTATTAAGTTTCCAATTCCAGAAGTTTTAGAATTTGTTGAAGCTTGTCTACCTCATCAAGCCCAAAATCCCACGGCATTAATTGATACTATAATCCCCGTTGCGATCAAAGTTGCTTATCAAGCTCGAAGACCAGATTTTGCTGCCAACTTAGCCCAATTATGTCTCAAACTAGAGCCAAACCATTCAGAAGCATTGAGACATTTATCTTGTTTTTATTCCAATGCTAGGTTACATCAACAAGCGATAGAAACAGCTAAACGTTTTTTTACTAACTCTACTAACACTTCTTGGCAACTTCAAGGCAGTTATCTAATTTTACGCGCATTGCTTACTTGTGGAGCTTGGTTAGAAGTAGAACCCGTTGCCCAACGTCACAAATCCTTAGTTAGAGACTTGGTACAAAATCCACCTCAAGATTTAGAACCAAGTGAAGCTAGTTTGCTTTTATCTAGCAACTTTTTCTTGCCATACATTCAAGACATACCCAAAGAAACCCATTGGCTACAAAATCAGATTGGCAAAATATTTCAAGTAAGTTTACAAGCTGGTAGTTCTGATTTTGTGAATCTACCTTACACTAATACCAAAGAAACAACTAGACCTCTCAAGATTGGTTATATTACCCATGCTTTCGTGGGTCATTCCGTCGGCTGGCTGGGTCGCTGGCTAATCCAGTACCATAACAAAGAAGATTTTAAAACTAACCTCTACCTAATTCATCAAAATTTAGAAGAGTATGAGTGGTTGAGAGACAAAGTAGAAGATATTTATAACTTTGACTCCAACTATCAAGAAATTGCTAAACAAATCAAAGCAGACGAAATTGATATTCTAATTGATTTAGACAGTCTCACTCTAGATACAACCTGCAAAGTTTTAGCCCTCAAACCTGCGCCTATACAAGTTACTTGGCTAGGTTGGGATGCTTCGGGAGTTCCAGCAATTGACTACTTTATTGCCGACCCCTATGTATTGCCTGAAAACGCTCAAGACTACTACAGCGAAAACATTTGGCGCTTACCTCAAACTTATGTGGCGGTAGATGGTTTTGAAGTGGATGTACCAACACTACGCCGCGAACATTTAGAAATTCCCCCAGATGCGGTAATTTACTATAGCGGTCAAACGGGCTACAAACGCAATCCTGAAACAGTCCGTTTACAAATGCAGATTATTAAACAAGTTCCCAATAGCTATTTTTTAGTCAAAGGCAAAGCAGACGAGACATCAGTTAAGCAATTCTTCACCCAAGTTGCTGAAGCTGAAGGAGTAGATCCAAATCGATTAAAATTCATACCTAGAGATGAAAGTGAGTTAGTACATAGAGCAAATTTAGGCGTTGCTGATGTAGTTTTAGATACCTATCCTTATAATGGCGCAACCACAACCTTAGAAACTCTATGGATGGGCGTTCCTCTAGTCACAAGAGTTGGCGAACAATTTTCCGCTCGTAATAGCTACACTTTTATGATGAATGTAGGCGTAACTGAAGGCATTGCTTGGACAGATGAGGAGTATGTAGAGTGGGGTGTACGCCTAGGCAAAGAGCCAGAATTACGGCAACAAGTAGCTTGGAAACTGCGCCAATCGCGGCAAACTTCCCCTTTATGGAATGCAAAGCAATTTACCTGCGAAATGGAAAAAGCTTACAAGCAGATGTGGCAAAATTATATTGATAACTTGAGCCAATCTAGTGAGGGAAAGTAA
- a CDS encoding type II toxin-antitoxin system prevent-host-death family antitoxin, producing MSQPYPIEQISFNLDKILQEVEQGEPIQISWQGKQVAVMLSASEYERLLNKQIGFWESVEQFRQEYEIEKADIDPDQVFADVRDKFTTKINNHGQIERMLLNSEHENDFV from the coding sequence ATGTCTCAGCCATACCCAATTGAACAAATCTCTTTCAACTTAGACAAGATTCTTCAAGAAGTCGAACAAGGCGAACCAATACAAATTAGTTGGCAAGGTAAGCAAGTTGCGGTCATGCTTTCAGCATCAGAATACGAGCGATTGCTGAATAAACAAATAGGATTTTGGGAATCTGTAGAACAGTTTCGCCAAGAATACGAAATAGAAAAAGCTGATATCGATCCCGATCAAGTCTTTGCAGATGTACGAGATAAATTTACGACAAAAATAAATAATCATGGGCAAATTGAGCGGATGTTGCTAAATTCAGAGCATGAAAATGATTTTGTGTGA
- a CDS encoding FkbM family methyltransferase: MSIFLESLNKSGRLNKTYLTICNVGSRKLEKEDDYASKGWDIFGSRLSIYGFDADEDACEQANNEIEVRQVSWNEKHIPLALSESEGDRTLYVTKHPMCSSLYLPNENYLQRFMGIDEVMELDFTIDIPTTTLDTFCQSEGIKEIDFLQVDVQGADVQVLQGASQVLANSILAVQVEVEFSHLYVNQPLFADVDTFMRKQGFTLFDLYTARRARKRSPVTSNAHPGQILWGDAFYFRDLIGEGVNTALKTPEKIFKLACIADIMNFGDYALELLEYLTLNYGNNGYNFADNIVESLSQFPDLVEQGLSSLAVVANIRDYVTEGNLK; this comes from the coding sequence ATGTCTATCTTTCTGGAAAGTCTAAACAAAAGTGGTCGTTTAAATAAAACCTATCTAACAATTTGCAATGTTGGCTCACGGAAGTTAGAAAAAGAAGATGACTATGCTAGTAAAGGATGGGATATATTTGGTTCGCGTTTATCTATTTATGGCTTTGATGCAGATGAAGATGCCTGCGAACAAGCAAATAATGAAATTGAAGTAAGACAAGTAAGTTGGAATGAAAAACACATACCTCTAGCGCTTAGTGAATCCGAGGGCGATCGCACATTGTATGTAACAAAACATCCTATGTGCAGTTCTTTATATTTACCCAATGAAAATTATTTGCAGAGGTTTATGGGAATTGATGAAGTGATGGAATTAGATTTTACTATAGACATTCCTACAACAACTTTAGATACTTTTTGTCAAAGTGAAGGAATAAAGGAAATTGATTTTTTACAGGTAGATGTTCAAGGGGCAGATGTGCAGGTTTTGCAAGGTGCATCTCAAGTATTAGCAAACAGTATTTTGGCGGTGCAAGTGGAAGTTGAGTTTTCACATTTATATGTAAACCAACCATTATTTGCAGATGTAGATACTTTTATGCGAAAACAAGGATTTACATTATTTGATTTGTATACTGCTCGTCGTGCGCGTAAGCGATCGCCTGTGACATCAAATGCACATCCTGGTCAAATACTTTGGGGAGATGCTTTTTACTTCCGCGATTTAATTGGTGAGGGGGTAAACACAGCTTTAAAAACACCAGAAAAGATATTTAAGTTAGCTTGTATTGCGGACATTATGAATTTTGGCGATTACGCTTTAGAGTTGCTAGAGTATTTAACCCTCAATTATGGTAATAATGGATACAATTTTGCTGATAATATTGTGGAAAGTTTAAGCCAGTTTCCCGATTTAGTCGAGCAAGGATTAAGTTCTTTAGCTGTGGTAGCAAATATTAGAGATTATGTTACTGAAGGTAATTTGAAGTAA
- a CDS encoding class I SAM-dependent methyltransferase, whose product MSIKLHIGGKETHPDWKILDVEPRPEVDYVGNALDLSQFPSDSLDAIYASHVLEHFFYNINSELITTLQEWHRVLKPGGKLLISVPDLKTLCWLYINPNMMPMERYHLMRIIFGGQTNIYDVHKVGFDFEILAMYLEDAGFEAYEQVAEFGIFNDCSNLRILDTLISLNVVATKSS is encoded by the coding sequence ATGAGTATAAAACTACATATTGGTGGTAAAGAAACCCATCCTGATTGGAAAATATTAGATGTTGAACCACGCCCAGAAGTTGATTATGTAGGCAATGCTTTAGACTTAAGCCAATTTCCAAGCGATTCTCTAGATGCCATTTATGCAAGTCACGTATTAGAACATTTTTTTTACAACATAAATAGTGAATTAATTACTACCCTCCAAGAGTGGCATCGGGTACTCAAGCCAGGCGGCAAACTTTTGATTAGTGTACCTGACTTAAAAACCTTATGCTGGCTCTATATCAATCCGAATATGATGCCGATGGAGCGTTACCACTTGATGCGGATTATATTTGGGGGGCAAACAAATATTTACGACGTGCATAAAGTAGGTTTTGATTTTGAAATCTTAGCTATGTACTTAGAAGATGCTGGTTTTGAAGCTTACGAGCAAGTAGCTGAATTTGGGATCTTTAATGATTGCAGTAATTTACGAATATTAGATACTTTGATCAGTTTAAATGTAGTAGCAACTAAATCGTCATAG
- a CDS encoding DUF4327 family protein encodes MAQQVTHPMVKLQRHAHSLVESKILKLTDSISKMALLYGSEWAYWKKELLDFGFTTQDPIGDLLAVENWDDE; translated from the coding sequence ATGGCTCAACAAGTCACTCACCCCATGGTGAAGTTGCAGCGCCACGCGCACTCACTTGTAGAATCCAAAATCCTTAAGCTAACAGATAGCATCTCGAAAATGGCACTGCTTTACGGTAGCGAATGGGCTTACTGGAAAAAAGAACTACTAGATTTTGGCTTTACGACTCAAGACCCCATAGGCGACCTCTTAGCCGTAGAAAATTGGGACGATGAATAA
- a CDS encoding protein kinase domain-containing protein, with amino-acid sequence MVTLSLLHPGQNTTIKEWKFTDKTSVVRIGRSPDNDVILTEPLVSRHHLELRKINSLPHPSAWQAINQGTNGTFVDGILVAQTPITDGCLLQLAKGGPILKFQLQAQIPVTAKSLYPSSAHCQHSGNPPNNLFCIHCGEPILVQRVVRQYHILRTLGQGGMGTTYLAWDKARSVAGTPQLLVLKEMNADMAKIAKAQELFEREARTLKTLHHSGIPKYYDFFLEAGKKYLAMELIHGQDLEHIVHEQGAVSPEKAIAWMIQTCDVLNYIHHQQPPLIHRDIKPANLMLRTFDRQIVVLDFGAVKEIGTYAGTRIGAEGYCAPEQERGQPLIQSDLYAIGPTLIFLLTGETPFKFFRQRGKSYRFNIDGLLTITPQLREVIDCVTEPLPGDRYTSAKQLSKALAACL; translated from the coding sequence GTGGTCACGCTGTCGTTATTACATCCTGGGCAAAACACCACTATCAAAGAGTGGAAATTTACTGACAAAACGTCGGTCGTTCGGATTGGGCGATCGCCAGATAATGATGTAATCTTAACAGAACCTTTGGTTTCCCGGCATCATTTAGAACTGCGTAAAATTAATTCTTTGCCTCATCCTAGTGCTTGGCAGGCGATTAATCAAGGCACAAATGGAACTTTTGTAGATGGCATTTTGGTTGCTCAAACTCCCATTACTGATGGTTGCTTGTTGCAATTAGCCAAGGGCGGCCCTATTTTGAAGTTTCAACTTCAGGCACAAATACCAGTAACCGCAAAAAGTCTTTATCCATCTTCAGCCCATTGTCAACATAGTGGCAACCCTCCCAACAATTTATTTTGCATTCATTGCGGCGAACCGATTTTGGTACAAAGAGTAGTTCGTCAGTATCATATATTGCGGACTTTAGGACAAGGAGGGATGGGGACTACTTATTTAGCTTGGGATAAAGCTAGATCGGTTGCGGGTACGCCGCAACTGCTAGTTTTAAAAGAAATGAATGCAGATATGGCAAAAATCGCCAAGGCGCAAGAGTTATTTGAGCGAGAAGCCCGGACTTTAAAGACGCTGCATCATTCGGGGATTCCTAAGTATTATGATTTCTTTTTGGAAGCGGGCAAAAAATACTTGGCAATGGAGCTAATTCACGGTCAAGACTTGGAACACATAGTTCACGAGCAAGGCGCGGTAAGTCCAGAAAAAGCGATCGCCTGGATGATTCAAACTTGCGATGTTTTAAACTATATTCACCATCAACAGCCCCCTTTAATTCACCGCGATATTAAGCCCGCCAACTTGATGTTACGCACTTTTGATCGGCAAATTGTTGTGTTAGATTTTGGCGCGGTTAAAGAGATTGGCACTTATGCGGGGACGCGAATCGGCGCAGAAGGTTATTGCGCTCCCGAACAGGAACGCGGACAACCATTGATTCAGTCAGATTTGTACGCTATTGGGCCGACGTTGATCTTTTTATTGACGGGGGAAACTCCGTTTAAGTTTTTCCGCCAACGGGGTAAAAGTTATCGTTTCAATATTGATGGTTTATTAACAATTACTCCCCAATTGCGGGAGGTGATCGATTGCGTTACCGAACCCCTCCCTGGCGATCGCTATACTAGCGCTAAACAACTCTCTAAAGCCTTAGCAGCTTGCCTTTGA
- a CDS encoding serine/threonine phosphatase, whose protein sequence is MLICPQCKSENPAKNKFCQNCGTSLSYKICPQCSSKVALNQNKCDNCGTKTGLVWWAIISKNKQLAPMVASQEANSDVSSSLLTIGLYLDSQQRYQVLEPLPPPAPKEIQCKVLDCQPLQISLLKADTTNTVEIGETAKTYLLLHSQLGEVIPQLHDAWQHEGRQVLLLSDRSLWRHLPEVWQDNNTTALQIDQLLLAMTELWAALIPWNACRSLLELSNLRINSQGTLALQRLYLEPIGSINNEQATSLQELGKLWQHLFGESQRTKVGAMVELLAQMQAGEIHTVEQLQFLLMEIISQLPPLPATSPVSTAATNQAEISSSSSDIDPSTVIQLDKPSTNVMQTDDTPTIVLPMQLIGLEDAGLTDVGGQRQHNEDCFGIETAVNKLEFPRGKNIQARGLYILCDGMGGHAGGEVASSLAVKTLQQYFQSNWQSAQLPSEEVIREAVQLANKVIYDANQQDARSGVGRMGTTLVMVLLQDNQVAVAHVGDSRLYRLNRKIGIEQVTLDHEVGQREILRGVEPSIAYARPDAYQLTQALGPRDENYVNPDVKFLELNEDTLFILASDGLSDNNLVEQYWKSHLDPLLSSSSNLDQGVNALIDLANQYNGHDNITAVLVRAKVAPRNSSQF, encoded by the coding sequence ATGCTGATTTGCCCCCAGTGTAAGAGTGAAAACCCAGCTAAAAACAAGTTTTGTCAAAATTGCGGTACATCGTTGAGCTACAAAATTTGTCCGCAATGTAGCAGTAAGGTAGCGTTAAATCAAAATAAGTGTGACAATTGCGGCACTAAAACAGGTTTAGTCTGGTGGGCAATTATCTCCAAAAATAAACAACTTGCGCCTATGGTGGCGAGTCAAGAAGCAAATAGCGACGTTTCAAGTTCGCTATTAACCATCGGATTATATTTAGACTCTCAGCAGCGCTATCAGGTACTTGAACCATTGCCCCCGCCTGCGCCTAAAGAAATCCAGTGTAAAGTATTAGATTGTCAGCCATTACAAATATCGCTCCTCAAAGCCGATACCACTAATACGGTAGAAATTGGCGAAACCGCAAAAACTTATTTACTTTTGCACTCTCAATTAGGGGAAGTAATTCCTCAGCTACACGATGCTTGGCAGCACGAGGGTAGACAAGTATTATTATTGAGCGATCGCTCTTTGTGGCGACATTTGCCGGAAGTGTGGCAGGATAACAACACTACAGCACTACAAATCGATCAATTGCTGTTAGCAATGACCGAACTATGGGCGGCATTGATTCCCTGGAATGCTTGTCGTAGCTTGTTGGAATTATCCAATTTGCGAATAAACTCTCAAGGGACTTTGGCTTTACAACGCTTGTACCTTGAACCTATTGGCAGTATTAATAACGAGCAAGCAACGTCTTTACAAGAACTAGGAAAACTATGGCAACATTTATTTGGTGAATCCCAACGAACTAAAGTTGGCGCTATGGTTGAATTACTAGCGCAAATGCAAGCAGGTGAAATTCACACTGTAGAACAATTGCAATTTCTGTTAATGGAAATAATTAGTCAATTACCACCTTTACCAGCAACGTCGCCCGTCTCTACTGCGGCAACTAATCAAGCAGAAATTAGTTCTAGTAGTAGTGATATCGATCCTTCCACCGTTATCCAACTCGATAAACCCTCAACTAACGTTATGCAGACAGATGATACACCAACTATTGTTTTGCCGATGCAATTGATCGGCTTAGAAGATGCTGGTCTTACAGACGTAGGCGGTCAACGCCAACACAACGAAGATTGTTTTGGCATTGAGACAGCAGTAAATAAGCTGGAATTTCCGCGAGGCAAAAATATTCAAGCACGAGGGTTATATATTCTCTGTGATGGGATGGGCGGACACGCAGGCGGCGAAGTGGCAAGTAGTCTAGCAGTAAAAACACTACAACAATACTTTCAATCCAACTGGCAATCGGCGCAACTCCCCAGCGAAGAAGTCATCCGCGAGGCGGTACAGTTGGCAAATAAAGTAATTTACGATGCCAATCAACAAGATGCTCGTTCGGGAGTAGGACGCATGGGAACAACTTTAGTAATGGTATTGCTGCAAGATAATCAAGTAGCTGTGGCTCATGTAGGCGATAGCCGTTTGTATAGACTAAATCGGAAAATTGGCATAGAGCAGGTAACTTTAGACCATGAAGTGGGGCAAAGAGAGATTTTACGGGGAGTAGAACCATCTATTGCTTATGCGCGTCCCGATGCCTACCAACTTACCCAAGCCTTGGGCCCACGAGATGAAAACTACGTCAATCCTGATGTGAAATTTTTAGAATTAAATGAAGATACTCTATTTATCTTGGCTTCTGACGGTCTATCAGACAACAATTTAGTCGAACAATATTGGAAAAGCCATTTAGACCCGCTATTAAGTTCTAGTAGTAATTTAGACCAAGGAGTTAATGCTTTAATTGATCTGGCAAATCAGTACAACGGTCACGATAATATTACGGCAGTCTTGGTTCGGGCAAAAGTCGCTCCTCGCAACTCCTCGCAATTTTAA
- a CDS encoding pseudouridine synthase — translation MSYRYILFNKPYGVLSQFTDSSGEKRKVCASGSPGAKLFKRRTLKDYISVADVYPVGRLDWDSEGLMLLTDNGQLQHRLSHPQFGHPRTYWVQVERIPDVNAINQLQSGVMISDRLTRPAIVKLLTDEPLLPERDVPIRFRKNVPTAWLEITLTEGRNRQVRRMTAKVGFPTLRLVRVAINQLTLHNLQPGCLRNLTENEVKDLLK, via the coding sequence ATGAGTTACCGATATATTTTGTTTAATAAACCCTACGGCGTTTTAAGTCAGTTTACCGACAGTAGCGGCGAAAAGCGGAAAGTTTGCGCGTCCGGGTCTCCCGGCGCAAAACTTTTCAAGAGGCGGACGTTAAAAGATTATATATCGGTAGCAGATGTTTACCCGGTAGGGCGTTTGGATTGGGACAGCGAAGGGCTAATGTTATTGACCGATAACGGACAATTGCAGCACCGTCTGTCTCATCCTCAGTTTGGACATCCTCGCACCTATTGGGTGCAGGTAGAACGGATTCCTGATGTTAATGCGATCAATCAATTGCAATCTGGAGTTATGATAAGCGATCGCCTTACTCGTCCTGCTATTGTCAAGCTATTAACCGATGAACCCCTCCTACCAGAGCGAGATGTCCCAATTCGGTTTCGCAAAAATGTTCCTACAGCTTGGCTAGAAATAACTTTAACTGAAGGACGCAACCGCCAAGTAAGGCGCATGACTGCTAAAGTTGGCTTTCCTACTTTACGTTTAGTTAGAGTCGCTATCAATCAATTGACTTTACATAACTTACAACCAGGTTGTCTACGTAATCTTACGGAAAACGAAGTCAAAGATTTGCTTAAATAG
- a CDS encoding M3 family metallopeptidase encodes MSTTTTENPLLIGKGLPPFAEIKPEQIVPAMTQLLAQVDQELTELEAKVQPTWSGLVEPLDRLSDRLTWSWGIVGHLMGVKNSPELRVSYESVQPQVIQFFNKLSQSQPIYNAFKALHSSQDWDKLEPAQKRIVEAAIKDAELSGIGLEGEKRERFNTIQLELGELSTKFSNHVLDATKAFSLDLTTKEEIDGLPPSLISLAAQTARDAGQENATPENGPWRITLDFPSFGPFMQHSTRSDLREKVYKAFISRASSGELDNTPLIERILQLRQEKAPLLGFDSFAELSLARKMAPSVEAVEALLEELRATSYEAAKTDLEELKAFAASKNPANSDLKHWDISFWSERQREEKFDFSAEELRPYFPLEQVLESLFSLVNRLFGVTITAADGQAPVWHEDVRYFQVADEKGTEIAHFYLDPYSRPAEKRGGAWMDDCMGRAKITENGTTTLRKPVAYLVCNQSPPVDGKPSLMTFGEVETLFHEFGHGLQHMLTKVDYADASGINNVEWDAVELPSQFMENWCYHYPTLMGMAKHYETGEALPEHYYHKLVAAKNYMSGSVMLRQVYFSSVDIQLHHRYQPGKGESANDFRNRIAQTNTVLPPLPEDAFLCAFGHIFAGGYAAGYYSYKWAEVLSADAFAAFEEAGLDSEEAIASTGKRFGDTVLALGGSQHPMEVFKAFRGREPSTEPLLKHSGLVKAA; translated from the coding sequence ATGAGTACAACCACTACTGAAAATCCATTGCTAATCGGTAAGGGATTGCCACCTTTTGCCGAAATTAAGCCAGAGCAGATTGTCCCCGCAATGACCCAGTTATTGGCGCAAGTAGACCAAGAACTTACAGAGTTAGAAGCTAAAGTACAGCCTACTTGGAGCGGCTTAGTAGAACCCTTAGACCGATTAAGCGATCGCTTAACTTGGAGTTGGGGTATAGTAGGACATCTAATGGGTGTCAAAAATAGCCCCGAATTGCGCGTTTCTTACGAAAGCGTCCAACCGCAAGTTATCCAATTTTTTAACAAACTCAGTCAAAGTCAACCCATTTACAACGCCTTCAAAGCACTGCACTCTAGCCAAGATTGGGATAAATTAGAACCCGCCCAAAAACGGATTGTGGAAGCAGCAATTAAAGATGCCGAACTATCGGGAATTGGCTTAGAAGGAGAAAAAAGAGAGCGTTTTAATACTATCCAACTAGAATTAGGCGAGCTTTCGACTAAATTCTCTAACCACGTTTTGGATGCAACCAAAGCTTTTAGCTTGGATTTGACTACAAAAGAAGAAATTGATGGTTTACCCCCTAGCTTAATTAGTTTAGCGGCTCAAACTGCCCGCGATGCTGGGCAAGAAAATGCCACCCCAGAAAACGGCCCTTGGCGGATTACGCTAGATTTTCCCAGCTTTGGCCCTTTCATGCAGCACAGCACCCGTAGCGACTTACGGGAAAAGGTCTACAAAGCTTTTATTAGTCGCGCATCTAGTGGCGAATTAGATAATACGCCCTTAATTGAACGCATTTTACAGTTGCGCCAAGAAAAAGCTCCGTTGCTAGGTTTTGATAGTTTTGCCGAATTGAGTCTAGCGCGAAAAATGGCCCCCAGCGTCGAAGCGGTAGAGGCATTACTAGAAGAATTACGCGCGACTAGCTACGAAGCGGCTAAAACAGACTTAGAAGAATTAAAAGCTTTTGCAGCAAGCAAAAACCCCGCCAATAGCGACTTAAAACACTGGGATATTAGTTTTTGGTCAGAACGCCAGCGCGAAGAAAAGTTTGACTTTAGCGCCGAAGAATTGCGCCCTTACTTTCCTTTAGAGCAAGTATTAGAAAGCTTGTTTTCTTTAGTCAACCGCTTATTTGGCGTAACTATCACGGCGGCGGACGGTCAAGCCCCAGTTTGGCACGAAGATGTTAGATATTTCCAAGTAGCAGACGAAAAAGGTACAGAAATCGCCCATTTTTATCTTGACCCTTATAGCCGTCCCGCCGAAAAGCGCGGCGGTGCTTGGATGGATGATTGTATGGGGAGAGCAAAAATTACCGAAAATGGCACAACTACTCTGCGTAAACCCGTAGCTTACTTAGTTTGCAACCAATCGCCCCCCGTAGATGGCAAACCTAGCTTAATGACCTTTGGTGAAGTAGAAACGCTATTTCATGAATTTGGTCACGGTTTGCAGCATATGCTAACTAAAGTGGATTATGCCGATGCTTCTGGGATTAACAATGTTGAGTGGGACGCGGTAGAATTGCCCAGTCAGTTTATGGAAAACTGGTGCTATCACTACCCAACTTTAATGGGGATGGCAAAACACTACGAAACGGGGGAAGCTTTACCAGAGCATTATTACCACAAGCTAGTAGCGGCTAAAAACTATATGAGCGGTAGTGTCATGCTCAGACAAGTTTACTTTAGTAGTGTAGACATTCAACTGCACCACCGCTACCAACCAGGAAAAGGCGAAAGCGCCAACGATTTCCGCAACCGCATCGCCCAAACTAATACCGTGTTGCCACCGCTACCGGAAGATGCGTTTTTATGTGCTTTTGGTCATATTTTCGCTGGCGGCTATGCTGCGGGCTACTACAGCTACAAATGGGCGGAAGTTTTGAGTGCTGATGCTTTTGCGGCTTTTGAAGAAGCGGGGCTAGATTCAGAGGAGGCGATCGCATCCACCGGAAAACGTTTTGGCGATACAGTATTAGCATTAGGCGGCAGCCAACACCCTATGGAAGTATTTAAGGCTTTTCGAGGGCGCGAACCCAGCACTGAGCCTTTACTCAAGCATAGCGGCTTAGTAAAAGCGGCGTAA